The following DNA comes from Pseudodesulfovibrio sp. JC047.
CGCCCGGAGTCCAATTTAGTGCTAAATCCTTCGTCCACCAGGACGTCGAGCGCGCGGGAAATATTGACGGGTGATTCGTCCAGGGCCTTGGCGATCTCGCCGTTGGACAGGCCGTGAATGGTGTT
Coding sequences within:
- a CDS encoding IclR family transcriptional regulator, which produces NTIHGLSNGEIAKALDESPVNISRALDVLVDEGFSTKLDSGRYALGLQVAKIGYAHINELDRAEQRIKELRQRTVAGALN